One genomic region from Streptomyces venezuelae encodes:
- a CDS encoding MerR family transcriptional regulator: MRIGELSRRTGVSVPTIKFYVREGLLPAGELTSPNQASYGETHVQRLRLIRALLDVGGMPVATIRDVIVAVEDPEWSMHKVLGVTANRLVPRCDREQDAVIEEARKRVTELVAARGWHAYPENPAGEALAAALAALDDVGHGGFVEILDAYADAAERVARADMDYVAHHVAREALVESAVVGTVLGDAIFAALRRLAHVDASNRVFGRPGDDME; encoded by the coding sequence GTGCGCATCGGAGAGTTGAGTCGCAGGACCGGGGTGTCCGTACCGACGATCAAGTTCTACGTACGGGAAGGGCTGCTGCCGGCCGGCGAGCTGACGAGCCCGAACCAGGCCTCGTACGGGGAGACGCACGTCCAGCGCCTCCGGCTGATCCGGGCGCTCCTCGACGTGGGCGGCATGCCGGTCGCGACGATCCGTGACGTGATCGTGGCGGTCGAGGACCCCGAGTGGTCGATGCACAAGGTGCTGGGCGTCACGGCGAACCGGCTGGTGCCCCGCTGCGACCGTGAGCAGGACGCCGTGATCGAGGAGGCGCGGAAGAGGGTCACGGAGCTGGTCGCCGCGCGCGGCTGGCACGCCTATCCGGAGAACCCGGCGGGGGAGGCACTGGCGGCGGCCCTCGCCGCGCTCGACGACGTCGGTCACGGGGGGTTCGTCGAGATCCTCGACGCCTACGCGGACGCGGCGGAGCGGGTGGCGCGCGCGGACATGGACTACGTGGCGCACCATGTGGCGCGCGAGGCGCTCGTCGAGAGCGCGGTCGTCGGCACGGTCCTCGGCGACGCGATCTTCGCGGCGCTGCGGCGGCTGGCCCACGTGGACGCCTCGAACCGCGTCTTCGGCCGGCCGGGCGACGACATGGAATGA
- a CDS encoding ABA4-like family protein yields MTAFLFELTFLLAAPVWLLMILAPGWRVTERVAASPLTVLPLLTVWAVLAAPVLPEMWTAVSSPDIDTFRELTALPNGAGAIWAQILAWDLLLGQWMYREARRLALSPLLMGPILILTILLSPIALPLFLAARSWKARGADQGPSLTSR; encoded by the coding sequence ATGACCGCCTTCCTCTTCGAGCTGACGTTCCTCCTCGCGGCGCCCGTCTGGCTCCTGATGATCCTCGCGCCGGGATGGCGGGTCACCGAACGCGTCGCCGCGTCGCCGCTGACCGTCCTCCCGCTCCTCACGGTCTGGGCCGTCCTGGCCGCCCCCGTACTGCCGGAGATGTGGACGGCGGTCAGCAGCCCCGACATCGACACCTTCCGCGAACTGACGGCACTCCCGAACGGCGCGGGCGCGATCTGGGCTCAGATCCTCGCCTGGGACCTGCTCCTCGGCCAGTGGATGTACCGCGAGGCCCGCCGCCTCGCCCTCTCGCCCCTCCTGATGGGCCCGATCCTCATCCTGACGATCCTTCTCTCCCCCATCGCCCTCCCGCTCTTCCTCGCGGCACGATCCTGGAAGGCCCGGGGCGCGGACCAGGGCCCGTCTTTGACCTCACGGTGA
- a CDS encoding siderophore-interacting protein, whose product MAEQPARKAPKATEARVVRTERITPHMVRVVLGGPGLDGFEAGEYTDHYVKLLFAPEGVAYPEPFDMERIREEFPREQWPTTRTYTVRAWDPVHRELTVDFVVHGDEGLAGPWAARAQAGETVRFLGPGGGYAPDPAADWHLLAGDESALPAIAVALERLPSGARVHAFVEVSDAAEEQKFATAAGVDVTWLHRGDRPAGEAVVEAVRALDFPAGDVHAFVHGEAGFVKDLRRHLRMERGVARERLSISGYWRLGKTDEAWRAIKREWNDQVEREQEN is encoded by the coding sequence GTGGCAGAGCAGCCGGCCCGCAAAGCACCGAAGGCCACCGAAGCGCGCGTGGTGCGCACCGAGCGGATCACGCCGCACATGGTGCGGGTCGTCCTGGGCGGCCCCGGGCTCGACGGCTTCGAGGCCGGCGAGTACACCGACCACTACGTGAAGCTGCTGTTCGCCCCCGAGGGGGTCGCCTACCCGGAGCCCTTCGACATGGAGCGGATCCGGGAGGAGTTCCCCCGGGAGCAGTGGCCGACGACGCGGACGTACACGGTACGGGCGTGGGACCCGGTCCACCGCGAGCTGACCGTCGACTTCGTGGTCCACGGCGACGAGGGACTCGCGGGCCCCTGGGCGGCGCGGGCGCAGGCGGGCGAGACCGTGCGCTTCCTCGGCCCCGGCGGCGGCTACGCGCCGGACCCGGCGGCGGACTGGCACCTGCTCGCGGGCGACGAGAGCGCGCTGCCGGCCATCGCGGTGGCGCTGGAGCGGCTGCCCTCGGGTGCACGGGTGCATGCCTTCGTGGAGGTCTCGGACGCCGCGGAGGAGCAGAAGTTCGCGACGGCGGCGGGCGTTGACGTCACATGGCTGCACCGGGGCGACCGTCCGGCGGGCGAGGCCGTCGTGGAGGCCGTGCGGGCGCTGGACTTCCCGGCGGGCGACGTCCACGCCTTCGTCCACGGCGAGGCGGGCTTCGTGAAGGACCTCCGCCGGCACCTGCGGATGGAGCGCGGGGTGGCGCGCGAGCGGCTGTCGATCTCCGGGTACTGGCGCCTGGGGAAGACCGACGAGGCCTGGCGCGCGATCAAGCGCGAGTGGAACGACCAGGTGGAGCGCGAGCAGGAGAACTGA
- a CDS encoding glycine betaine/L-proline ABC transporter ATP-binding protein: MSRLQADHLYKVFGRRPDEAVRRLADGADRDELRGEGTTAAVVDAGFVVEPGQIFVVMGLSGSGKSTLLRMLNGLLEPTAGRVLFDGRDLTALSPRELRAVRATKISMVFQHFALFPHRNVLENAAYGLEVQGVPRAERETRAAEALELCGLAGWEKSWPDELSGGMQQRVGLARALATDADLLLMDESFSALDPLIRRDMQDQLLVLQQRLKKTIVFITHDLNEAMRLGDSIAVMRDGRIVQLGTAEDILVRPADDYVASFIQDVDRSRVLTAAAVMTEGAVPDDCPESCACRAVGPDTLVADLCAVAALAPHPVTVQDPDGSVLGVVPTERLLAVMGGLASEEVTARA, translated from the coding sequence GTGTCCAGGCTCCAGGCCGATCACCTCTACAAGGTGTTCGGCAGACGACCCGATGAAGCCGTCCGGCGCCTCGCCGACGGCGCCGACCGCGACGAACTGCGCGGCGAAGGGACGACGGCCGCCGTCGTCGACGCCGGATTCGTCGTCGAACCCGGTCAGATCTTCGTCGTGATGGGCCTGTCCGGATCCGGGAAGTCCACCCTCCTCCGCATGCTCAACGGTCTGCTCGAACCCACCGCGGGACGGGTCCTCTTCGACGGCCGCGACCTCACCGCGCTCTCCCCCCGCGAGCTGCGTGCCGTCCGGGCCACCAAGATCAGCATGGTCTTCCAGCACTTCGCGCTCTTCCCGCACCGAAACGTTCTCGAGAACGCCGCCTACGGCCTGGAGGTCCAGGGCGTCCCGCGCGCCGAGCGCGAGACCCGTGCCGCCGAGGCCCTCGAACTCTGCGGGCTCGCCGGCTGGGAGAAGTCCTGGCCGGACGAGCTCTCCGGCGGCATGCAGCAGCGCGTCGGCCTCGCCCGCGCCCTCGCCACCGACGCCGACCTGCTCCTCATGGACGAGTCCTTCAGCGCGCTCGACCCGCTCATCCGCCGCGACATGCAGGACCAGCTCCTCGTCCTCCAGCAGCGGCTGAAGAAGACCATCGTCTTCATCACCCACGACCTCAACGAGGCCATGCGCCTCGGCGACAGCATCGCCGTCATGCGCGACGGCCGGATCGTCCAGCTCGGCACCGCCGAGGACATCCTCGTCCGCCCCGCCGACGACTACGTCGCCTCCTTCATCCAGGACGTCGACCGCTCCCGGGTGCTCACCGCCGCCGCCGTCATGACCGAAGGCGCCGTCCCGGACGACTGCCCCGAGAGCTGCGCCTGCCGGGCCGTCGGACCCGACACGCTCGTCGCCGACCTGTGTGCCGTCGCCGCCCTGGCCCCGCACCCCGTGACCGTCCAGGACCCCGACGGCTCCGTCCTCGGAGTCGTACCGACGGAACGTCTCCTCGCCGTCATGGGCGGGCTCGCGAGCGAGGAGGTGACGGCCCGTGCCTAG
- a CDS encoding 5'-3' exonuclease, protein MIGRVTRRLMLLDTASLYFRAYFGVPDSVRAPDGTPVNAVRGLLDFITRLVQDHRPDELVACWDEDWRPQWRVDLIPSYKAHRVVTETETGPDVEEIPDTLSPQVPVIEDVLAALGIARVGSAGYEADDVIGTLAGRAAGPVDIVTGDRDLFQLVDDARGIRVLYPRKGVGDCDLVDDELIRTKYGVRPDQYADFAALRGDASDGLPGVKGIGEKTAAQLITEYGDLAGVRAAAEDRTSRLTPAKRRGIVEAAAYLDVAPTVVRVAGDVPLPEFDPALPAEPRDPAALDALVKRWGLGGAVGRLLPVLAR, encoded by the coding sequence ATGATCGGGCGGGTGACCCGACGTTTGATGCTCCTCGACACCGCCAGCCTGTACTTCCGCGCCTACTTCGGTGTGCCGGACTCGGTCCGCGCGCCGGACGGCACCCCGGTGAACGCCGTGCGCGGACTCCTCGACTTCATCACCCGGCTCGTCCAGGACCACCGCCCCGACGAGCTGGTGGCCTGCTGGGACGAGGACTGGCGGCCGCAGTGGCGGGTGGACCTGATCCCCTCGTACAAGGCGCACCGGGTGGTGACCGAGACGGAGACCGGCCCGGACGTGGAGGAGATCCCCGACACGCTCTCCCCGCAGGTGCCGGTGATCGAGGACGTCCTCGCGGCGCTCGGGATCGCCCGGGTCGGGTCCGCGGGGTACGAGGCGGACGACGTCATCGGGACGCTCGCGGGCCGCGCCGCCGGGCCGGTGGACATCGTCACGGGCGACCGGGACCTGTTCCAGCTCGTCGACGACGCGCGCGGGATCCGCGTGCTGTACCCGCGCAAGGGCGTCGGCGACTGCGACCTGGTGGACGACGAGCTGATCCGCACGAAGTACGGCGTGCGCCCCGACCAGTACGCCGACTTCGCGGCGCTGCGCGGGGACGCGAGCGACGGGCTGCCGGGGGTGAAGGGCATCGGCGAGAAGACGGCCGCGCAACTGATCACGGAGTACGGCGATCTGGCGGGGGTGCGGGCGGCGGCCGAGGACCGGACGTCGAGGCTGACGCCGGCGAAGCGGCGCGGCATCGTGGAGGCGGCCGCCTATCTGGACGTGGCGCCGACGGTGGTGCGGGTCGCCGGCGACGTACCGCTGCCGGAGTTCGACCCGGCCCTGCCCGCGGAGCCCCGCGACCCGGCGGCGCTGGACGCACTGGTGAAGCGGTGGGGTCTGGGCGGGGCGGTGGGCCGGCTGCTGCCGGTGCTGGCACGCTGA
- a CDS encoding XRE family transcriptional regulator yields MAFKIDGEVTASALSRAASGQGVPSRRVVEAYAQACEADMAEARRLWKAARWAAQQDPRKPAAPGDVQDRHLADKVEQLVTHPEVLEDFAQMRRAMIQLRAREGQPSLDELQRRAGRAPDGRHHLLPKSSLSSVLHGHSVPLRRHITAFTRALGLGEGKVALWERAWDRIEERTAAQAPPERRRARNRSHPYPAVPADQPVLLRGFLIDDDDIGIGTAAIAAESAVHAAWALAPGLAPSDLTPLRSQGLLPQVFTPTRRHTGPRLALPIAGYTRSGLPIRVPRARPYDRRYGLDKPTLRLRR; encoded by the coding sequence ATGGCATTCAAGATTGACGGCGAGGTGACGGCATCTGCTTTGTCGCGTGCGGCGAGCGGGCAGGGTGTTCCCTCGCGCCGAGTCGTTGAGGCTTACGCGCAGGCGTGCGAAGCCGACATGGCCGAGGCTCGTCGGCTCTGGAAAGCCGCTCGGTGGGCCGCGCAACAAGATCCTCGAAAGCCCGCCGCGCCGGGTGATGTACAGGACCGGCACCTGGCGGACAAAGTCGAGCAACTTGTCACGCACCCCGAGGTCCTCGAGGACTTCGCCCAAATGCGGCGGGCCATGATTCAACTGCGGGCCAGGGAAGGCCAACCTTCACTGGACGAACTGCAACGCAGAGCGGGTCGCGCGCCCGATGGCCGCCACCATCTCCTTCCCAAGAGCAGCCTCAGCTCCGTTCTGCACGGCCATTCGGTTCCCCTGAGGCGCCACATCACGGCCTTCACCCGTGCCCTCGGCCTCGGCGAGGGAAAGGTGGCTTTGTGGGAGCGGGCATGGGACCGGATTGAGGAACGTACCGCAGCGCAGGCCCCTCCTGAACGACGCCGTGCGCGAAATCGGAGCCACCCTTATCCAGCGGTCCCTGCTGACCAGCCTGTGCTCCTCAGAGGGTTCCTGATCGACGATGACGACATAGGGATCGGGACCGCGGCCATCGCGGCTGAGTCGGCAGTGCATGCTGCCTGGGCACTCGCTCCCGGTCTGGCACCGAGCGATCTCACACCACTACGCAGCCAAGGACTACTCCCTCAGGTATTCACTCCGACCCGCAGGCACACTGGTCCGCGCCTGGCGTTGCCGATCGCCGGCTACACGCGATCCGGCTTGCCCATCCGCGTACCACGAGCCCGCCCGTACGACAGGAGGTACGGGCTCGACAAACCGACCTTGCGCCTACGACGGTAA
- a CDS encoding ABC transporter permease/substrate binding protein, translating into MPRLPLGDWTDSSVDWLQAHLSWLFDAVSTGVTGLYDGIDAVLSAPEPLLFAGILAVVAWWLRGLAAGVLAFAGFALVDSVQLWDEAMATLSLVLVATLVTLVIAVPLGIWAARSQTVSAVLRPVLDFMQTMPAMVYLIPGIIFFGVGVVPGIIATIVFALPPGVRMTELGIRQVDGDLVEAAEAFGTTPRDTLLRVQLPLALPTIMAGVNQVIMLGLSMVVIAGMVGGGGLGGAVYRAIGNVDIGLGFEAGVSIVVLAMYLDRMTGALGRQVSPLGRRAAAKARAALGAKRPGAKLWAHRPQPVTALVGVVVLALVAGGTGFLGGSGATSTTASGPNSGHGKKISIGYIPWDEGIASTYLWKELLERRGYEVDTKQLEAGALYTGLAGGQLDFQTDAWLPVTHAQYWEKYRNKLEDLGSWYGPTSLELAVPSYVKGVDSLADLRGKSGRFKGRIVGIEPSAGMMGILKDKVLKEYGLEGEYEVVDGSTPGMLAELKRAYERKEPVVVTLWSPHWAYSAHDLKKLTDPKGSWGKGDGVHTLARKGFAADNPEIGAWLKDFELTEKQLTDLEAVIQETGKGKEQQAVRTWLDRNPGLAEKLAPQ; encoded by the coding sequence GTGCCTAGGCTCCCCCTCGGTGACTGGACCGACAGCTCCGTCGACTGGCTCCAGGCCCACCTCTCCTGGCTCTTCGACGCCGTCAGCACCGGCGTCACCGGCCTCTACGACGGCATCGACGCCGTCCTGTCCGCACCCGAGCCGCTGCTCTTCGCCGGCATCCTCGCCGTCGTCGCCTGGTGGCTGCGCGGCCTCGCGGCCGGCGTCCTCGCCTTCGCGGGCTTCGCGCTCGTCGACTCGGTGCAGCTGTGGGACGAGGCGATGGCGACACTCTCGCTCGTCCTCGTCGCCACCCTCGTCACCCTGGTGATCGCCGTCCCGCTCGGCATCTGGGCGGCCCGCTCCCAGACGGTCAGCGCCGTCCTGCGGCCCGTCCTCGACTTCATGCAGACCATGCCGGCGATGGTCTACCTCATCCCCGGCATCATCTTCTTCGGCGTCGGAGTCGTCCCCGGCATCATCGCCACCATCGTCTTCGCGCTGCCCCCGGGCGTCCGGATGACGGAGCTCGGCATCCGCCAGGTCGACGGCGACCTCGTCGAGGCCGCCGAGGCCTTCGGCACCACCCCGCGCGACACGCTCCTGCGCGTGCAGCTCCCGCTCGCCCTGCCGACGATCATGGCGGGCGTCAACCAGGTCATCATGCTCGGCCTCTCCATGGTCGTCATCGCCGGCATGGTCGGCGGCGGCGGCCTCGGCGGCGCGGTCTACCGCGCCATCGGCAACGTCGACATCGGCCTCGGCTTCGAGGCGGGCGTCTCCATCGTCGTCCTCGCCATGTACCTGGACCGGATGACCGGCGCCCTCGGCCGCCAGGTCTCCCCGCTGGGCCGCCGCGCCGCCGCCAAGGCGCGCGCCGCGCTCGGCGCCAAGCGGCCCGGCGCGAAGCTCTGGGCCCACCGCCCGCAGCCCGTCACCGCCCTCGTCGGCGTGGTCGTCCTCGCCCTCGTCGCCGGCGGCACGGGCTTCCTCGGCGGCTCCGGCGCCACCTCCACCACCGCCTCCGGCCCCAACAGCGGCCACGGCAAGAAGATCAGCATCGGCTACATCCCCTGGGACGAGGGCATCGCCTCCACGTACCTCTGGAAGGAGCTCCTGGAGCGGCGCGGCTACGAGGTCGACACCAAGCAGCTGGAGGCCGGCGCCCTCTACACCGGCCTCGCCGGCGGGCAGCTCGACTTCCAGACGGACGCCTGGCTCCCCGTCACCCACGCCCAGTACTGGGAGAAGTACCGCAACAAGCTCGAGGACCTCGGCTCCTGGTACGGCCCCACCTCCCTGGAGCTCGCCGTCCCCTCGTACGTGAAGGGCGTCGACTCGCTCGCCGACCTCAGGGGCAAGTCGGGACGGTTCAAGGGCCGCATCGTCGGCATCGAGCCCAGCGCCGGAATGATGGGCATCCTCAAGGACAAGGTCCTCAAGGAGTACGGCCTGGAGGGCGAGTACGAGGTCGTCGACGGCTCCACCCCCGGCATGCTGGCCGAGCTGAAGCGCGCGTACGAGCGCAAGGAGCCGGTCGTCGTCACGCTCTGGTCCCCGCACTGGGCCTACTCGGCCCATGACCTGAAGAAGCTCACCGACCCCAAGGGCAGCTGGGGCAAGGGCGACGGCGTCCACACCCTCGCCCGCAAGGGCTTCGCCGCCGACAACCCCGAGATCGGCGCCTGGCTGAAGGACTTCGAGCTCACCGAGAAGCAGCTCACGGACCTCGAAGCCGTCATCCAGGAGACCGGCAAGGGCAAGGAGCAGCAGGCCGTCCGTACCTGGCTCGACCGCAACCCCGGCCTCGCGGAGAAACTCGCTCCCCAGTAG